AGGGGACGGTAATGAATAAGGTGGAATCCATATTACGTGCTGACGCATTAGATATTAGAGAAATGATAAGAAATAGGGAACTGACTGTGACAGAAGTCACTTCGATTTTCATCGAAAGAATGAAAGAAAAAAATCCAGCGGTCAACTTTCTGGTGGAAAGCCGTTTTGATGCCGCGATGGAGCAGGCTGCAAAGGCAGATGTCGCACTATCGAACTGTGATGCAAAAGGGAAATTGTTCGGCGTTCCGATGAGTATGAAAGAATCATTTAATGTCGCTGGAATGCAAACGACCGGTGGATTAATCGGAAGAATAGGATTCGTTCAGGAACAAGATGCAGAAGTTGTCAGGAAGTTGAAAGCTGAAGGTGCGATTATCATCGGGAAGACGAATACACCTGAATTATGTTTTTGCCAAGAAACGGACAATAAATTGTATGGCAGGACAAATAATCCATGGAATTTAAATCGGACAGCAGGCGGTTCAAGCGGCGGAGAAGGAGCAGCGATTGCACTCGGAGCGGCTGCTGTAGGACTCGGTTCAGATATAGGTGGATCAATCCGGTTTCCAAGCCATTTTAATGGTGTTGTTGGATTCAAATCTGGAAAAGGGCAAGTTTCCCAGAAGGGAAGTTTTCCGTTTGTGGAGAACGCATGGCAGCAAAGGATGCTCGGCATTGGACCGCTTGCGAAAACAGTAAGGGATGCGAAACTAGTCTATTCGATTATTGCAAACCACGAAATGGATGAGAAGGACATCAATGATTTTTCTATTGACGTATTTCGCACGATTGAATTCTCGCTTTCAGATGACATGGTAAAGCTATTAAACGATGTATATCTTTACTTGAAAAATAACTATGTAACGGAAAGAGAGCCCATTCCGCAGCTCGGGGAATCGGCACTTCTGTGGCAGGAGATCATGTCAATAGATGGTGGGAAGTCAACTAGAACGATAGCCTTCGAGAATGTTAAGGGAAGTCCGTTTACCGCATACATGAAAGAAATGACAGGCAGGAACGCAAATATTCATCGTTATTTGTCGTGGGCGTTGATCGGTGCTTCTTTATTCAAACCGTCGGTGAAAAGGGTGAATGAAATATCGCTTCTGTTGAAAGATGGGGATGAATTCTTAGAAGAGTATTTGGAAAGACGGTTGATCGTCATGCCGGTTTACCATACTGCCGCACCGCCTCATGGCATCGTTTTTAAAGAAGTATTTTCGATTAACAAGACATTCCTGAAATATATGCCATTTGTTGCATTTGCAAATACATGGGGACTTCCGGCTTTGACAGTACCAGTGGGAAAGGATGACAACGGAATGCCAATTGGTCTGCAAATCATTAGTAAGAACGGCAACGAGGACGCCATCTTTTCCCTCGGTACGATTCTTGAAAACCAATTTGGAGGCTACACGATGGCGGATTAATGTCAGAACAAATAAACAGATGAAGAAAAGCGAAAAACTTTCCTTCATCTGTTTATTTATTGAACACCGAATGATAGAAGATAATGAATTCTATTTTTTTACCTATAATTTTGATGGTGATTAGAGAATGCTGTGATATAATGCAGGATGAACATAATTTTTTTATTGAGGAGTAATGACAATGTTAAAAGACTTCTTTATCGGCCTATCTCAAAATCAAGTTTTGAATAGTGCGGCAAAAAAATATGGACTAAAACTAGGCGCGCAAAACGTAGTGGCGGGAACAAATATTTCAGAAACAATTGATAGCATTAAAGAACTGAACAAACATGGCATCTCTTGCACTGTAGACAACTTGGGCGAATTCGTCTTTGAAAAAGAGGAAGCGATCGCTGCGAAAGAACAAATTCTCGCAGTCATTGAAGCTATTCATGAGCATGATGTTGACGCACACATTTCATTGAAGCCTTCTCAATTAGGCCTCGACATTGACTATGACTTTTGTAAGGAAAACATAGAGGAAATAGTAGCTGCTGCAAATAAGCATGGTATCTTCGTCAATTTTGACATGGAAGACCATCCTCGTCTTCAACCTTCATTCAACTTGTTGGACGAGCTCTCAAAGCAATACGACAATATCGGAACGGTCATCCAAGCATATTTTTTCCGAGCGGAAGAAGATTTACATAAGTATAAGAATTACCGACTGCGAATCGTCAAAGGGGCATACAAGGAGACCGCGGAAGTCGCATATCAAGATAAACAGGACATCGACAAGAACTACATCAAATTAATCGAATGGCATTTACTGAACGG
The genomic region above belongs to Sporosarcina sp. Marseille-Q4943 and contains:
- a CDS encoding amidase, translating into MNKVESILRADALDIREMIRNRELTVTEVTSIFIERMKEKNPAVNFLVESRFDAAMEQAAKADVALSNCDAKGKLFGVPMSMKESFNVAGMQTTGGLIGRIGFVQEQDAEVVRKLKAEGAIIIGKTNTPELCFCQETDNKLYGRTNNPWNLNRTAGGSSGGEGAAIALGAAAVGLGSDIGGSIRFPSHFNGVVGFKSGKGQVSQKGSFPFVENAWQQRMLGIGPLAKTVRDAKLVYSIIANHEMDEKDINDFSIDVFRTIEFSLSDDMVKLLNDVYLYLKNNYVTEREPIPQLGESALLWQEIMSIDGGKSTRTIAFENVKGSPFTAYMKEMTGRNANIHRYLSWALIGASLFKPSVKRVNEISLLLKDGDEFLEEYLERRLIVMPVYHTAAPPHGIVFKEVFSINKTFLKYMPFVAFANTWGLPALTVPVGKDDNGMPIGLQIISKNGNEDAIFSLGTILENQFGGYTMAD
- a CDS encoding proline dehydrogenase family protein, which translates into the protein MLKDFFIGLSQNQVLNSAAKKYGLKLGAQNVVAGTNISETIDSIKELNKHGISCTVDNLGEFVFEKEEAIAAKEQILAVIEAIHEHDVDAHISLKPSQLGLDIDYDFCKENIEEIVAAANKHGIFVNFDMEDHPRLQPSFNLLDELSKQYDNIGTVIQAYFFRAEEDLHKYKNYRLRIVKGAYKETAEVAYQDKQDIDKNYIKLIEWHLLNGKFTSIATHDHNVINHVKQFVRDNNIPNDKFEFQMLYGFRKDMQLELAKEGYNFCTYVPFGQDWYGYFMRRLAERPQNMNLVVKQVFTKKTNTMIGLAAGAFLLGRLTKKK